Proteins encoded in a region of the uncultured Paludibaculum sp. genome:
- a CDS encoding uroporphyrinogen-III synthase, with the protein MRVIALESRRAREMEELLRRQGFEPFVAPSVREVGLEANPTAVVFGEALIRNEFEAVICLTGVGVRQLFTLLKTRFDEAELLGALKRTTTIARGPKPSAALRELGVQPTAIAPDPATYREVLAILASRAERRVAVQEYGRPDQRLLSGLAELGCHVTQVPVYQWALPEDIKPLQEAVRRIAAGDAEAVLFTSSVQLDHLQQIAAELGVDVLAGLSKLKIASIGPTMTEALRAAGLEPAVEPATPKLGFLIHEFAAFIKTS; encoded by the coding sequence ATGCGAGTGATTGCGCTGGAATCCCGACGGGCGCGTGAGATGGAGGAGTTGCTGCGGCGCCAGGGCTTTGAGCCGTTTGTTGCTCCCTCGGTGCGCGAAGTCGGGTTAGAGGCCAACCCCACAGCCGTCGTCTTCGGCGAAGCACTGATTCGAAACGAGTTCGAGGCGGTGATCTGCCTGACAGGGGTGGGCGTCCGCCAACTCTTCACGCTGTTGAAGACGCGTTTTGATGAGGCGGAGCTCCTCGGCGCGCTGAAGCGGACGACAACGATTGCCCGCGGGCCGAAGCCGTCGGCTGCCCTGCGGGAACTGGGTGTGCAGCCGACCGCGATCGCGCCGGATCCGGCGACTTATCGCGAAGTGCTGGCGATTCTCGCGAGTAGGGCCGAGCGGCGGGTGGCGGTGCAGGAGTATGGCCGCCCGGACCAGCGATTGCTGAGCGGTCTCGCCGAACTCGGCTGCCACGTGACGCAGGTGCCGGTCTACCAGTGGGCGCTGCCGGAGGACATTAAACCGTTGCAGGAAGCCGTGAGACGCATCGCGGCCGGCGATGCGGAGGCGGTGCTCTTTACCTCGTCGGTGCAACTCGATCATTTGCAGCAGATAGCAGCGGAACTCGGGGTGGATGTGCTGGCCGGACTGTCGAAACTGAAGATCGCGTCCATCGGGCCTACCATGACCGAGGCGCTGCGGGCCGCGGGGTTGGAACCGGCCGTGGAACCAGCCACTCCGAAGCTGGGCTTTTTGATTCATGAATTTGCCGCGTTCATTAAGACGTCGTAA
- the cobA gene encoding uroporphyrinogen-III C-methyltransferase yields the protein MPESMGKVCLVGAGPGDPDLLTLKAARRLREAEVVLYDRLVSAEILTLADPNAIFIDTGKEEGHAEAIQQEIHRLLLQYAWEGKRVVRLKGGDPFVFGRGGEEVLFLRQHGIEVEVVPGISSAIAAPALAGIPVTHRGVAASVTVMTARCKGGTEADWSKVARVDTLVILMGVKWRERIARHLMACGRPAKEPAAFIERATTSRERVIETTLGAIAAGKVAVESPAVLVLGAVVKMRSAMLSLCARSVA from the coding sequence ATGCCTGAAAGCATGGGAAAAGTGTGTCTCGTTGGCGCGGGCCCCGGTGACCCGGATCTGCTCACGCTGAAGGCGGCTCGCCGTCTTCGCGAGGCGGAAGTGGTGCTCTACGACCGTCTGGTCAGCGCGGAGATCCTGACTCTGGCCGATCCCAATGCAATCTTCATCGACACGGGTAAGGAAGAGGGGCACGCCGAGGCGATCCAGCAGGAGATACACCGTTTGCTTTTGCAGTACGCGTGGGAGGGCAAGCGCGTCGTCCGGCTGAAGGGCGGCGATCCGTTTGTATTCGGGCGGGGTGGGGAAGAGGTCCTGTTTCTGCGGCAGCACGGCATAGAGGTGGAAGTGGTGCCGGGCATCAGCAGTGCGATTGCCGCTCCGGCGCTGGCGGGGATCCCAGTGACGCATCGTGGTGTGGCCGCTTCGGTCACGGTGATGACGGCGCGGTGCAAAGGCGGGACGGAGGCCGACTGGTCGAAGGTGGCGCGGGTCGACACGCTGGTGATTCTGATGGGGGTGAAGTGGCGGGAGCGCATCGCCCGGCACCTGATGGCCTGTGGGCGACCGGCCAAGGAGCCGGCGGCGTTCATTGAACGGGCGACGACCTCCCGGGAACGGGTGATTGAGACTACGCTGGGTGCCATTGCGGCGGGCAAGGTGGCCGTGGAGTCGCCGGCCGTCCTGGTGTTGGGGGCTGTCGTGAAGATGCGTAGCGCAATGCTCTCGCTGTGCGCCCGGAGCGTGGCATGA
- a CDS encoding DmsC/YnfH family molybdoenzyme membrane anchor subunit — protein MSLPLLQRTVDPSFCRYTPADAEPLELRIPVRAPVEGEQYRFHFDMTKCIGCKCCEVACNEQNNNPAEIRWRRVGELEGGTYPFAERFHLSMGCNHCLEPACLIGCPVDAYTKMPDTGIVLHSADTCIGCQYCTWNCPYGVPQFNEERGVVGKCDMCHGRLSEGREPACVNACPQGAIAIELVQIDAWRGTNAAAGNAPGLPPAFETMSTTRITLPENIDDSLRKADYHRVRPEHPHWPLVFLLVLTQMSVGAFAVLLALGETAPKLAFLFATAAGHAALGFSLLHLGRPAHAIRALKMWKRSWLSREVLFFSVFAGLTAVAAPAAFFGIGPVKPLLAATVLAGLAGVVSSARIYMVPARPGWNSPRTLVEFLMTGALLGSLLAGGPGWFTLAAAVAQAALTGWKIYAMRTSAEFEMKQSARLMTRTLRKHLAWRLALLALCLVPGIPVAVALAAALGSEILGRYLFFVSVVPRNMAATFFSGAEAA, from the coding sequence ATGAGCCTGCCCCTGCTGCAGCGCACGGTTGACCCCTCGTTCTGCCGGTACACGCCGGCGGACGCGGAGCCGCTGGAACTCAGAATTCCCGTGCGCGCGCCGGTGGAGGGCGAGCAGTATCGCTTCCACTTCGACATGACGAAGTGCATCGGCTGCAAGTGTTGTGAAGTGGCCTGCAACGAGCAGAACAATAATCCGGCCGAGATCCGCTGGCGGCGTGTAGGCGAGTTGGAAGGCGGCACGTATCCGTTCGCTGAGCGGTTCCACCTCTCCATGGGGTGCAACCACTGCCTGGAGCCGGCGTGCCTGATTGGCTGCCCGGTGGACGCCTACACGAAGATGCCGGATACGGGCATCGTGCTGCACAGCGCAGACACCTGCATCGGCTGCCAGTACTGCACGTGGAACTGCCCCTACGGGGTGCCGCAGTTCAACGAAGAGCGCGGCGTGGTCGGCAAGTGCGATATGTGCCACGGGCGGCTGAGCGAGGGGCGTGAACCGGCTTGTGTCAACGCCTGTCCCCAGGGCGCGATCGCCATCGAACTCGTTCAGATCGACGCTTGGCGGGGGACCAACGCGGCGGCGGGCAATGCGCCCGGGCTGCCGCCCGCCTTCGAGACGATGTCCACCACGCGCATCACGCTGCCGGAGAACATCGACGATTCGCTGCGCAAGGCGGACTACCACCGTGTACGGCCGGAGCATCCGCACTGGCCTCTGGTCTTCCTGCTGGTGCTGACCCAGATGTCCGTAGGCGCCTTCGCGGTGCTGCTGGCGCTGGGCGAGACGGCTCCGAAGCTGGCCTTCCTGTTTGCGACGGCGGCCGGACATGCGGCTCTGGGCTTCTCGCTGCTGCACCTGGGCCGTCCGGCTCACGCGATTCGAGCTTTGAAGATGTGGAAGCGGTCGTGGCTGAGCCGGGAGGTGTTGTTCTTCTCAGTGTTCGCAGGACTGACGGCGGTGGCGGCGCCGGCCGCGTTCTTCGGAATCGGTCCGGTGAAGCCCCTGCTGGCCGCGACGGTGCTGGCCGGGCTGGCGGGGGTCGTCTCCAGCGCACGCATCTATATGGTGCCGGCGCGTCCGGGCTGGAATAGCCCACGCACGCTGGTTGAGTTCCTGATGACCGGCGCTTTGCTGGGTTCGCTGCTGGCAGGCGGACCGGGCTGGTTCACTCTCGCTGCCGCGGTGGCCCAGGCCGCCTTAACCGGTTGGAAGATCTACGCGATGCGCACATCGGCCGAATTCGAGATGAAACAGAGCGCACGGTTGATGACGCGGACCTTGCGAAAGCACCTGGCTTGGCGGTTGGCGCTGCTGGCGTTGTGCCTAGTACCCGGGATTCCGGTGGCTGTCGCGCTGGCCGCCGCGCTGGGCTCCGAGATCCTGGGCCGCTACCTGTTCTTCGTCAGCGTGGTGCCCCGCAACATGGCAGCCACCTTCTTTTCGGGAGCCGAAGCCGCATGA
- a CDS encoding nitrate reductase, which translates to MKKSWKRLLGLDILSDKYAYSNDVEHGWTSTEKIPEKWVKTTCGYCSVGCGMKVGVRGDRAVAVRGDEDHPVNRGKLCPKGLSEHHTLQARSRALRPLLKQKNEFQPVSWDTALNTMVERFLAVQAKYGKQALGVLSTGQLVTEEFYALGKLIQLGFGTSNYDGNTTLCMASAVAGYKRSFGSDGPPGAYDDLAESDLVILIGANIADNHPILCQRLAENRQGTVVVVDPRVTKTAMLADIHLPVKPRSDIALLNGIGHVLIAEGLIDVAYIERHTTGFEQLRTHLAAYTPSHVAGITGLTEEQVLDIARRFGRAHAPFVAWTMGVNHSTQGAETVNAICNLSLLTGKLGLPGAAPFSITGQCNAMGSREASCTSSLPGYRKFESAEDRAEIANLWNVDPSVIPTKRGHAYPDLVEGMVKKEIRALWIIATNPLVSFPNYDVLTQALGNLEFLVVQDGFHPTPTTLHADLVLPAAIWGEKEGTYTNSERRVSKVNAAVPPPGEALSDFEIFLRTAGKLGVREKLFPGWTGPRDAFEEWRQVSKGRLCDYSGLSYELLETAGPVQWPHPERTESIGTRRLYADGIFEHADEKAKLFCIDWQPAPERPSRQYPFVLNTGRTVEHWHTRTKTGEVEMLQRMSPRAWLEMNPTDAERLGLEMHDKVTLVSRRGQVDGVELRVTSIIAPGHVFLPFHYFEYNSNRLTLSAYDPISREPNYKQCAVRVERSH; encoded by the coding sequence ATGAAGAAGAGCTGGAAGCGCCTGCTGGGGCTGGATATCCTCAGCGACAAATACGCCTACTCGAACGACGTCGAGCACGGCTGGACGTCGACCGAGAAGATCCCCGAGAAGTGGGTGAAGACCACCTGCGGCTACTGCTCGGTCGGGTGTGGGATGAAGGTGGGCGTACGGGGTGACCGGGCCGTGGCCGTGCGGGGCGACGAAGACCATCCCGTGAATCGCGGCAAGCTCTGCCCCAAAGGGTTGAGCGAACACCACACGCTGCAGGCGCGCAGCCGGGCCTTGCGGCCGCTACTGAAACAGAAGAATGAATTCCAGCCGGTGTCATGGGATACGGCTCTCAACACGATGGTCGAGCGGTTCCTCGCGGTGCAGGCCAAATACGGCAAGCAGGCGCTGGGGGTTCTCTCTACCGGGCAACTGGTCACCGAAGAGTTCTATGCGCTGGGGAAGCTGATCCAACTGGGGTTCGGAACCAGCAACTACGACGGCAACACGACGCTCTGCATGGCGAGCGCGGTGGCGGGCTATAAGCGCAGTTTCGGTTCCGACGGGCCCCCCGGCGCGTACGACGACTTGGCCGAGTCCGACCTGGTGATCCTGATCGGCGCGAATATCGCTGACAATCACCCGATCCTTTGTCAGAGGCTGGCGGAGAACCGGCAGGGAACCGTGGTCGTCGTCGATCCGCGCGTCACGAAGACGGCGATGCTGGCGGACATCCATCTGCCGGTGAAGCCCCGCTCCGACATTGCGCTGCTGAACGGCATCGGGCATGTGCTGATCGCGGAAGGCCTAATCGATGTGGCGTACATCGAGCGGCACACCACCGGCTTCGAACAGCTGCGGACGCACCTGGCCGCCTACACTCCTTCGCACGTGGCGGGCATCACAGGGCTCACCGAAGAGCAGGTGCTGGACATCGCCCGTCGGTTTGGCCGGGCTCACGCGCCGTTCGTGGCCTGGACGATGGGCGTGAATCACTCCACGCAGGGCGCCGAGACGGTGAATGCGATCTGCAACCTGTCGCTGTTGACGGGCAAGCTCGGCCTCCCGGGCGCGGCTCCGTTCTCCATCACAGGGCAGTGCAATGCGATGGGCTCGCGCGAGGCGAGTTGCACGTCGTCGCTGCCCGGCTACCGAAAATTCGAGAGTGCCGAGGACCGGGCCGAGATCGCGAATCTGTGGAATGTGGATCCTTCGGTGATCCCCACGAAACGCGGCCACGCCTACCCCGACCTCGTCGAGGGCATGGTGAAGAAGGAGATCCGCGCGTTGTGGATCATCGCCACCAACCCGCTGGTCTCGTTCCCCAACTACGACGTGTTGACCCAGGCCCTGGGCAATCTGGAGTTCCTGGTGGTGCAGGACGGCTTCCATCCGACGCCCACCACGCTGCATGCCGATCTCGTGCTGCCCGCTGCGATCTGGGGCGAGAAGGAAGGCACGTACACCAATTCCGAGCGGCGCGTGAGCAAGGTGAATGCGGCCGTGCCGCCGCCTGGCGAGGCGCTATCCGACTTCGAGATCTTCCTCCGCACCGCCGGCAAACTGGGTGTGCGCGAGAAGCTCTTCCCTGGTTGGACCGGACCGCGCGATGCCTTCGAGGAGTGGCGCCAGGTCTCAAAAGGCCGCCTGTGCGACTACTCCGGTCTGAGCTACGAACTGCTGGAGACGGCCGGTCCGGTGCAGTGGCCGCATCCGGAAAGGACCGAATCGATCGGCACACGGCGCCTGTACGCCGACGGCATCTTCGAGCACGCTGACGAGAAGGCCAAGCTTTTTTGCATCGACTGGCAGCCCGCTCCGGAGCGGCCGAGCCGCCAGTATCCTTTCGTCCTCAATACCGGCCGCACCGTGGAGCACTGGCATACGCGGACGAAGACCGGCGAGGTGGAGATGCTGCAGCGCATGAGCCCGCGGGCCTGGCTGGAAATGAATCCGACCGACGCTGAGCGCCTGGGCCTGGAGATGCACGACAAGGTCACGCTGGTTTCGCGGCGCGGCCAGGTGGACGGCGTGGAACTGCGCGTCACCTCGATCATCGCGCCAGGTCACGTCTTTCTGCCCTTCCATTACTTCGAGTACAACTCCAATCGTTTGACGCTCAGCGCTTACGATCCCATCTCTCGCGAACCGAATTACAAGCAGTGTGCCGTACGAGTCGAAAGGAGCCATTAA
- the nirB gene encoding nitrite reductase large subunit NirB, with product MKPRKAKKPHLVLVGNGMAGIACLEQILRYGDTFDVTIFGDETHVNYSRILLSNVLAGVHGFDDITLNPLEWYRERNISLRLGVRITGVDPVAHTITGDDGAVTSYDKLLIATGSHPFVPPVPGLEKKGVCAWRTLDDTQRLLEWSAPGKHAIVLGGGLLGLEAARGLQVQGCQVTVIHLLDTLMNRQLDSTGGHYVQRKMENLGISVRTKCTVRAIHGKERVESVELNTGKILPADFVVVAAGILPNAELGRMAGLEVKRGIVVNDFLETSNPDIFAVGECVEHRGMTYGLVAPLIEQGKVLAATITGNKGPTYEGSSTATKLKVAGVEVFSAGVIEETEPGLDIVRYEDPGLGIYKKLVLKGGQMVGAILVGDTSESGRYMEWIRSKEDLTAKRRNLLIPEPPKDPGASIAEMSDSEVVCGCMGVSKGTIITAIHDRGICTLSQLKEATRASAGCGSCAGTCTALLAAVAPGFEPDVKQVLCGCVPFPEDQLREMVHTQQIRSVQQVLDIYGNGTGCEKCRPALSYMVDMVWCGEHEEDRSSRFINDRVHANIQKDGTFSVVPRMRGGVTSPAELRRIAEVAEKYNVPLVKVTGSQRLDLLGVKKQDLPGIWADLGMPSGQAYAKGVRMVKTCVGSEFCRFGTQDAINTGIELEKRLENLFTPHKTKMAVVGCPRNCAEATVKDIGLVGQEGSWQVVVGGAAGKSVRKADVLVTVASTEEALESAELFFQYYREHANYLERTYDFVERTGMDKIRRETVYAVPEARAGLLDRLRKAKSASYDAWLEREQPKTATQFVQIQPMEAPEEVSYR from the coding sequence ATGAAGCCCCGCAAAGCAAAGAAGCCCCATCTGGTTCTGGTCGGCAACGGCATGGCAGGCATCGCCTGTCTGGAGCAGATCCTGCGCTACGGCGACACGTTCGACGTCACCATCTTCGGCGATGAAACGCACGTCAACTACAGCCGCATCCTGCTGTCGAACGTTCTGGCCGGTGTGCACGGCTTCGACGACATCACGCTGAACCCGCTGGAGTGGTATCGGGAGCGCAACATCTCATTGCGTCTGGGTGTGCGGATCACCGGCGTTGATCCGGTGGCGCACACCATCACTGGCGACGACGGCGCAGTGACCTCCTATGACAAGCTGCTGATCGCGACCGGCAGCCACCCCTTCGTGCCGCCCGTGCCCGGCCTCGAGAAGAAGGGCGTCTGCGCATGGCGCACGCTCGATGACACACAGCGGCTGCTGGAATGGTCGGCTCCGGGCAAGCACGCCATCGTGCTGGGCGGCGGGCTGTTGGGCCTGGAAGCGGCGCGCGGGCTGCAGGTGCAGGGCTGCCAGGTGACGGTGATCCACCTGCTGGACACGCTGATGAATCGCCAGCTCGACAGCACGGGCGGCCACTATGTGCAGCGCAAGATGGAGAACCTCGGCATCAGTGTTCGCACGAAGTGTACTGTGCGCGCAATCCACGGCAAGGAACGCGTGGAAAGTGTAGAGCTGAACACGGGCAAGATCCTGCCTGCCGATTTCGTCGTGGTCGCGGCCGGCATCCTGCCCAACGCGGAGTTGGGCCGCATGGCCGGTCTGGAAGTGAAGCGCGGCATCGTCGTCAACGACTTCCTGGAAACCTCGAATCCCGACATCTTCGCCGTGGGTGAGTGCGTGGAGCACCGCGGCATGACCTATGGCCTGGTGGCTCCACTGATCGAGCAGGGCAAGGTGCTGGCGGCCACGATCACGGGCAACAAGGGTCCGACGTACGAGGGCAGCTCCACCGCAACAAAGTTGAAGGTCGCCGGAGTGGAAGTGTTCTCCGCCGGTGTGATCGAAGAGACTGAGCCGGGCCTGGACATCGTGCGCTATGAGGATCCGGGCCTCGGCATCTACAAGAAATTGGTGCTCAAGGGCGGACAGATGGTGGGCGCGATTCTGGTAGGCGACACCTCGGAGAGCGGCCGCTACATGGAGTGGATCCGATCGAAAGAGGACCTCACCGCCAAGCGCCGCAACCTTCTCATTCCGGAACCGCCGAAGGATCCCGGCGCCTCCATCGCGGAGATGTCGGACAGCGAAGTGGTCTGCGGCTGCATGGGTGTCAGCAAGGGCACGATCATCACCGCCATTCACGATCGCGGCATCTGCACGCTGTCTCAATTGAAAGAAGCGACGCGCGCGTCGGCAGGCTGCGGATCGTGCGCCGGTACTTGTACCGCCCTGCTGGCGGCGGTGGCTCCGGGCTTCGAGCCGGACGTGAAACAGGTCCTGTGCGGCTGTGTACCGTTCCCGGAAGATCAGTTGCGGGAGATGGTGCACACGCAGCAGATCCGGTCCGTGCAGCAAGTGCTCGACATCTACGGCAATGGGACGGGCTGTGAGAAGTGCCGGCCGGCGCTGAGCTACATGGTCGATATGGTGTGGTGCGGGGAGCACGAAGAAGACCGGTCGTCCCGCTTCATCAACGATCGTGTCCACGCCAATATCCAGAAGGACGGGACGTTCAGCGTGGTGCCCCGCATGCGCGGCGGCGTGACGTCGCCGGCGGAACTGCGGCGCATCGCCGAGGTGGCGGAGAAGTACAACGTGCCGCTGGTGAAGGTCACCGGCAGCCAGCGGCTCGACCTGCTGGGTGTGAAGAAACAGGATCTGCCGGGCATCTGGGCCGATCTCGGCATGCCCTCTGGGCAGGCCTACGCGAAGGGTGTCCGCATGGTGAAGACCTGCGTGGGCAGCGAATTCTGCCGCTTCGGGACGCAGGATGCCATCAACACCGGCATCGAGTTGGAGAAGCGCCTGGAGAATCTCTTCACGCCGCACAAGACGAAAATGGCAGTGGTTGGCTGTCCGCGCAACTGTGCGGAAGCCACGGTGAAGGATATCGGCCTAGTGGGCCAGGAGGGATCCTGGCAGGTGGTGGTGGGCGGAGCGGCCGGCAAGTCTGTGCGTAAGGCGGACGTGCTGGTCACAGTAGCTTCGACGGAAGAGGCCCTGGAATCGGCGGAGCTGTTCTTCCAGTACTACCGCGAACACGCCAACTACCTGGAGCGCACTTACGACTTCGTCGAGCGCACGGGGATGGACAAGATCCGCCGCGAAACCGTTTACGCAGTGCCCGAGGCAAGAGCCGGCCTGCTCGATCGATTGAGGAAAGCCAAGTCTGCTTCCTATGACGCGTGGCTGGAGCGCGAGCAACCCAAGACGGCCACGCAGTTCGTTCAGATTCAACCCATGGAAGCACCCGAGGAGGTCTCCTACCGATGA
- the nirD gene encoding nitrite reductase small subunit NirD, with amino-acid sequence MSWLKVTPAENVPLREGRSVCIGRREIAVFHLPDGFRAIDNRCPHNLGPLCDGITKGTTVVCPLHGWNINLENGKVLKPDVPVGVTTYPVRVSEGIVEIQLPEMKEAVA; translated from the coding sequence ATGAGCTGGCTGAAAGTCACTCCCGCCGAGAATGTACCCCTGCGCGAAGGCCGCAGCGTCTGCATCGGACGACGCGAAATCGCAGTTTTTCATCTGCCTGACGGCTTCCGGGCGATCGACAATCGCTGCCCGCACAATCTGGGGCCGCTGTGCGACGGCATCACCAAAGGCACGACGGTGGTGTGCCCGCTGCACGGTTGGAACATCAACCTGGAAAACGGCAAGGTGCTGAAACCGGACGTGCCGGTGGGCGTCACGACCTATCCCGTGCGTGTGAGTGAAGGGATCGTCGAGATCCAGTTGCCTGAGATGAAGGAGGCCGTCGCATGA
- a CDS encoding nitrate/nitrite transporter: MNSRAFLQAGHWPTLLASFLYFDVSFMVWVLLGPLSPFLAEQLHLTASQKGLLVAIPLLAGSFFRPVLGTLADRIGGRRAGLLGLSVTLLPLLLGWRYASSFEHFLGIGALLGVAGASFAVALPLASRWYPPEYQGLAMGIAGAGNSGTLLATLFVPRIATHFGWNNAFAFAAVPVALVLVAFALLAKESPAPKAPVTWKQYKALLAQADTGWFCLFYSITFGGFVGLASFLTVFFVDQYRLPKVQAGDFVTLIVVCGSFLRPVGGWLADRAGGYRVLIGVLLVAGAGLCALSTLPTLGVAVAVLGLIMAMLGLGNGAIFQLVPQRFAGSVGTITGLVGAAGGIGGFLLPSQMGYLKDHAGSYGAGLLAFGGLTLLVLCALLRLGTKWLQEWPEETVRRAGLFSLRSVWASEPVD; encoded by the coding sequence ATGAACTCTAGAGCCTTTTTGCAGGCCGGCCACTGGCCGACGCTGCTCGCATCGTTCCTCTATTTCGACGTGAGCTTCATGGTGTGGGTGCTTTTGGGGCCTCTGAGTCCGTTCCTCGCTGAACAGCTGCACCTGACGGCTTCGCAGAAGGGGTTGCTGGTGGCAATTCCGCTGCTGGCCGGGTCGTTCTTCCGGCCGGTGCTGGGTACGCTGGCCGATCGCATCGGAGGTCGCCGCGCCGGTCTGCTGGGCCTGTCCGTGACATTGCTGCCGCTGCTGTTGGGCTGGCGCTACGCCTCGTCCTTCGAACACTTCCTGGGCATCGGGGCGCTGCTGGGCGTGGCTGGCGCGAGCTTCGCCGTGGCCCTCCCGTTGGCGTCGCGCTGGTATCCGCCGGAGTATCAGGGACTCGCCATGGGTATCGCCGGGGCGGGGAACTCAGGGACCCTGTTGGCGACCCTGTTTGTACCGCGCATCGCCACGCACTTCGGCTGGAACAACGCCTTTGCCTTCGCGGCTGTGCCTGTCGCGCTGGTGTTGGTCGCTTTCGCCTTGCTGGCCAAGGAGAGCCCGGCTCCCAAGGCTCCCGTTACGTGGAAACAGTACAAGGCCCTGCTGGCGCAGGCGGATACGGGTTGGTTCTGCCTGTTCTACTCGATCACCTTCGGAGGCTTCGTCGGACTGGCGAGCTTCCTCACGGTCTTCTTCGTCGACCAATACCGTCTGCCCAAAGTGCAGGCCGGCGACTTCGTCACGCTGATCGTCGTCTGCGGTAGCTTCCTGCGTCCGGTGGGCGGCTGGCTCGCCGATCGTGCCGGCGGCTACCGCGTGCTGATCGGTGTCCTGCTTGTGGCCGGAGCCGGCCTGTGTGCCCTCAGCACACTGCCTACCCTGGGAGTCGCCGTAGCCGTTCTCGGCCTAATCATGGCGATGCTCGGCCTGGGCAATGGCGCGATCTTCCAGTTGGTTCCGCAGCGTTTCGCCGGCTCCGTTGGGACGATCACCGGCCTGGTCGGCGCGGCCGGTGGCATCGGCGGCTTTCTGCTGCCGTCGCAGATGGGCTATCTGAAAGATCATGCCGGCAGCTATGGCGCAGGCTTGCTGGCCTTTGGCGGATTGACCCTGCTGGTGCTGTGCGCGCTGCTGAGGTTGGGGACGAAGTGGCTTCAGGAATGGCCGGAGGAGACGGTCCGCAGAGCCGGCCTGTTCAGTCTGCGATCCGTCTGGGCGTCGGAGCCCGTGGATTAG